The genomic interval ttttggtggcttttattctttttaagtatggctgataatttgaacaaccaattagtgaccactgggttgaagcaattaacCATTACCCCGAGTTAGAGGCAGTCCCGCTAACTACGGTGCCACAGCACCGGCCTATGATATATTGGCACTTGTTACTGGTCACATAAAAGTGTTGATCCTAAAATGTTactacttttaatttaaaaaaaaacttgactaCATGTTTAAATCTTACCTTGAAGTAAAGTCTTTAAAGCAACTTTGCATCTGGTAATTGGTAAGTTGTCGTCGTCCACAGTTAGGTCGATATCCGACCCTGCATTGTATACTTGAAACAAAGGTTTCATAAAAAGGATACTGACGTATGCTGATCTTGACGAATTAACCGTTTTGAGTGCGAGACCGGTATCCAGAGGCTCAAAGTAAACATAGTGACCAAGTTTCGCAAGGCAATGTATCGCTTTTGCAAACAACTTAACGTTTGCTCCTGGCAAAACACACTTCATGTTTTGGAACTCGATTAACAAACCCGCCAGATAATGAATTTGTCACGTGACAAAAACAGCATTTTATTGGGCACGTTAGTGGTCCAATAGATTCTTTTTCGTCGAGCACCTGTTCATGTGATCATGTCTTTGTTACAAAAGTTAGttgctttatatatttattttgagtACGTAGTATCGATCCTTGGAACAAATACCAATTCCATAgagattatttataaatatttttttttgttttttgaatatttggtGGTAgttataaattacattttttgagCATCTCTATCTATATACAACTTTATCATTTGTTATTGGTATGCCGCTATAATTCTTTATTCGGCAACATACAACAAGGGACAAGGCTACGAAACGGGGCAAAACGCCAAGATACATAAAACGCAATATAACACGCCCgtgatataaaacaaaatatttaaaacacaacggTACAAAAAGCaatcattttacattttaaaaacagaacattcacAGAAATAGAAAACTGTTTCTCTTAATGCACATAAAGTACCTCTTAACCTTAATATTTccatataacatatattatcaATGCTTTGGTACATACCATTATGCAACAACTCTAGTAATTCAGTTACCTAGAGTTGCGGTAGGGTGAAGGAAGACGGCAcattttagcacataatttccccATAACTTGAtcatcttttaaacaattaacaaccgtctatagGTGTACGagcatacagttttataatttaatgaatgttctttgtttactactatatgggacaagaaaatggaataaaaggCTGTTCCATCCTCctcaccatactatatattactcACACCAGTATTGCATTCTCCAAACTAAACAGTTGTATCAGAGAAACTATTAAAAAAGCTTGGGTAAACTATTGCCTGATTTTTTCGCTTCAATTTGAAAACAGGAACAAGACCAGTAGCATTTGTACGTTGGTTCTCACCAAAAACATATTGGCTGTCAGACATTAGCCCCTCCACTTTAACCATGTCCCCAACTTGCAGTTCCATTTCTGCGAACGAACTGTGTGTGTGATTGAATTGAGACATGTATTCCATCAAATATTGGTCGTCAATTCCATATTCTATGTCAAGCGAGTAGAATTTATCTGTTGCATCAACATGATAAGTCTGCATCAGTTCATATGCCAGTCGACTCAgctgtttaaaagttataaaaaagaaatgaatCATTGTTAATATAAGGTGTTAAAAttgatcatatactatatgttttacaaaaagcTGAATCGGTTTCTCTACTACAATGCTGTATATGTACAACAAGAAGTTTGCGTACCGTTGTTGAAATAACTATTTCTGATTATTTAAGAAACTGCTTAAACTGTACCTCAGAAGATAATGTCCCAACAATGTAATTACACTTGGCAAGCATGTTTACATCAGTTATAACTTCAAAAAATCCTTCAGTTGATCTGCGATGCTTAATTTTGTTTGATCTTACTGCAAATGATTTATTTCCAAAAAACTCAAACTCCGGAAAGCTGAAAACAATAtggatgttttaaaaatttctcaCAGTAATATTGGAATAATTGCAAAACAGAACATATTTACTATATGTATACAACACAAGAATTAattaattgaatgtaacttgctttgtcttcgggtggccagaaaacgacagttgtcagaacatgggtgttcacaaatgtaactttgtagatggtttgttgttatttttggatttttatttttgtgtatggttgattattagtgactactggcttggagcaattgcccttGAGTGTGTGGCCTAAGTAGAAATATgccaacaatagtagcagcaacgagccttgaacccaccATCTTGGTAGAAGCACGCCCGCTAACCAACTTACCGCAGTGGAATTTCATGTATAAGTGATAATTCATAAGGACAAAAATTGTTCAGACTTTTTGAGTGATTAGGCTGTTTCAAATcttatttaatacacaataaatTAACTTCATTTATACAGaacagttaaatataaatctatACATCTCTTCTAGCAAGTGATTTACAAAATTTCGTACCTTTTGGTTTCTTCCCAAACTGTTGGGTCATCCATTGCAAGATATATTCGTCTCTTTACCTTAACATCAATCTCATCTCTCATTTGCCTCATTTCATATCTATCATACCAATCTATTACAGGTTTCATGTACGCACTCAATGGTTGAAAAACTGTATGTTCCTCCTCAGAGCTGAGCTTGTCTGATCGGCGAACATGTATTCTGTGCAAAGTACATTTAAATCAATGGCATAGAACAATTAGTGaacaaagtacatttaaaTCAATGGCATAGAACAATTAGTGATgacaaatataacaaaaattgcACATATATCAACATTTACCCAACAATAGGCagttgaaaattaactttttccTCCATGATTGTAAGTCTGTTCTTCATCATAATATTTGGCCGTGTGATGTACCAGACTACTTGACTTGCAAACCACAAAAATGGGTGGCTGTGAAATTTCTCAATCACCGGCAGCAAGTTAGAAGGAACAGCTTGTGGTCTGTAGATGCTGTTGTAATCATACGAATCTTTGATGTAAACACAGGATTCATTCCGTGAGGTTTCATCATCTGAAATGGAAGGTGAACAATAAATGTTAATAAGAGACATTGAAAAGTAAGAGACGTTAATCATGTCTTATATAATTAGTATGTAAAACTGCAAAAACATACACAAATGTATACAAAACGTATTTGCGAAAAAGTTACAATGTAattctaattaaaaatttaaaataacctaTTAATTGCTTCCATTTTTCTGTTGAACGAGGTTTTTGGCAATTTTCACTCAGTGGCAAAAATCCAGCTTCCAACCCGTCCATTGAATAAGTCATGCCCTTTGAGTAGTAAAATAAAGTTCTTTCTTGACCCAGGGCAACGAGAAACTTGGTGAAAATATTATGAACTTCGCAACCAAGACCTCAGCCACTCTACTTGGTAAAAAGTTGGGGTGAAGTTTGGTTACATTTCGACGgattctgaaataaaaataaagttcaaacaATATGCCTTCTACTTATCCAACTTTTGTGTGTAATCAGGCCTCAGTAACTGTAagctattttataaaacaaaggatttaaatgcaattagattttaaaagttttgccactattgtatttttgtaaaggCACTCCGATTTAAATCAAGCCTGCATGTTATCAGTTTGTTGTTACTACCTGCAGTCGCCATAATTCACTTTGAACATAGACAGAGAGGTTGTTTGAAAGCGATTCCTGCCAAGGTTCTTCAAAACTTAAAAGGTCTTCTATTTCAATCATAAGCGCACTAGGcaacaaaacattttgtaaaaaaaaacaattttatctaGTTACTGAAAATAAGTTGCTTACTTTTGATAGTAGAGGCAACTTAGTTAAACGTACTTGTGTCTTTCATTTAATCTTAATAAAGCTCCATGTACATCTTCTGTGGAGTTCAAATTATCAAATTCATATTGCAGAGCATTCCACATCTCCAAAATGTCCTTTCGAATTTGTCTTGTTAGAATTACTCTTTCAAAAACTTCAGCTGGCACTTCTGTTTAATGCAGcgacaaataagttaaaaacaaaataaacgacCAATCAACAAATTAGCATCAATACAATATTTGGTATATACAGTACCTGGAGAAGTTCTCATTTTTTCCAGTTTTTCAAGGAACCCATCATTTAGTTCATATTTTGTGCAGTTACAAGTACTCAGTTGAGGAAGAATTTCCCTATAATTGGCAAATAAGGTGTTACTAAGTAAAATTAGTTTACATAAGCCAATGACAAACCTTGTTATAACTGCACTTAGCAATAAGCATCCAATTGCCCCAAAAAGTACCAGGAAATAATTCGTTCTAAACCTCATGCCTATTTCAAATTCCTCAAACTTTAAATCTTTCATTTCTCTGAACTGTAATTTTGATATAGGAACTTGCTGCAGCTGATTTATGTACCAAAGGAAGCACGATTAGGCTTTTCCTTCCTGCCTATCTATTAGACACAacagtaaaagtttttaatattatcgCTTAGTTGGAATTTAATTTCTCCCAATAGTCCACTTTGAGCATAAAACCagattatatttataaagatgCTGTTGAACCACATGGTTAAGAAACCGTGGTCAAGCAAACAATTGTTCCACATAATGCAGGGCAAATTACATTACAACTAGCAGCTGTTTAGATTTTTAAGCAAAACTGGATGTGTTTATGAAAGAAACACTCAATCATTTTtctttctatatatataattttaagctaacttgcatatatatattatacatgacgtaaaaattaaatacagaaAAGCAACATAAAACAGTAATAATAAAGATATGCAAAGTGCAATGTAACAGTTAAGTGTTTaggttaaaattttgtttacattatgatTTGAATTTCTAATGTGTTTCTGTCAATATGTTTACGCATCTTCAGATGGAAATATAAAATGCGATTACAAATGTAAAGATTGTTTTAGAAAACATTAATTCCTACTAAATGACGCAGTTTTCAACAGTAATAAAGAGAATTACAGCGTGAAAATGaacttaaacaaacaaatatgaaGACATTTATATAACCCTCCGCCTCTTaaagttgtataaatattgCTATGTGCACCATAATCATATCAACAGCAGTGTAGTTTACAGATTTGGAATTGGATTAGGTAAGCGTTACCTCGATACAACTAAAACAGCATGAAATATGGAAACCCATAATGGTAAACAAGGTAAATGTTATAGTTATACTTGGTTGAGTTAAGTCAAAAATGAACAGCAATTTGAAAACTGAAGAAAATACTGAAATATGTCCATGTTAAAAAACTACATGTTTAATGTCATATAGTAAACAGACTGTTGCAACATAGAAAATCCTTGggctatttaaatttgtcatgTGGTTTAACAGATGAACTGAGGCATTCTGGATTATCAGAGTTCTTCCACCAATCCTCAAGTGAAGCAACAACATTACTCACATTGTTGTAAAGTCTTTTGTGCCACAGTAGCCGACACATCTGACACATGCCTGTATTCCTCCTGTAACCTTTATATTCAATCAAAGGAAATTCTTCAATGGTGGGTTGCTTTAACCGCCAGTTAAAGTATTCAGCATATGCGGTATCGTTTGCGTTTAAATATTGAAGGTACTTCACCAAATCTGCCGAAGAATTAAAATcttcataaaaaatgaaagaacCTTTAGGGGCAAGTGCTTCAATGTCTTTTCGCTTTGGACCCCAAACAACTGGTACAAGTCCTGCTTTAAGTGCATTGGACCAGAATTTTTCAGTTACATAGTCTCTACAATGAACTCCATTTTCAAACGCTagataaaacttaaatttttcaGCAAATGCTTGGGGGTCTTGGGGAACGGACTTTCCAAAGCAGGCTCCTCTTTTATCTATAGTCAAACCAGCACTTTCCATTTCTTCAACCAACACTTTTCGTATTTTTGCACCGTGAGTAAAACCACAGTTGCTTACTAGCCAATATGCTAAAATATCGCTTTGTTTTTTAGAGAGAATGTCCTTAACAACCTGCTCAGAGTAATGCTTGGAAGTATCTCCGTTAAAAAGACCATCTTCTTCAAACCATACAACATATgggtaaaatatgtttgagTCACGTCGAAAGCTCATAGTCCAGTTGAAGTAATTATCAAACACTTTAAAAGACATGCCTCTTAATACAGACACAGACCATGGATTCTCCattgaataaaaagtaaacatttgatttggtttgctgtaaattgaaaaaaacagcattacaacttaaaactaaagaaaattataaatacaagtaTCATACCACACTATTTGTATTTGTAGTTGTTATACTGTTTGTACATCCATTAATATATTACCGTCGGCTTTTATCCGGTATTCGTTGCTCTGTTGCTTCAGTGAAATGAAGAACTACAGCTTCAGCTCTGTCGAGATCATTTTGATTGTAAGTAACAATGCAGTCTCCACATTTATCAAGGTTGTATTGAGTCTTGGAGCCAAATGGTGGTATCCAAAAAAGTATGTAGATGGGGCTGAAATATATGTCAAGTGTTAAGCAACCAAACAGATTATCTGTGCCACTGTGCCAGTAGCATAGAGTCATAGACTATCCAAATTTTATGTGACGTTTTATTACTACGTTAAAAACAATGACAAAAATATAGTGTTTTGTATCAATGTTTGACGCTTACTCATCGAATCATTATGTCATGTTTTTGACGATTTTTTGGTTACATCCCCTGCataatattattaacattCCCCCCTTATTTATTGGATCATCCTGTTATCTTGTTTTTGTGCCACAAAGTATCAGTGTTTGATTATTTGATTGACacaacatatgtatatatatatttatatatatatatatatattaaaatatatcaaatataCATTGAAAGATTGGGGTTAGATATGTCGTAACACAATAATTGAACCTTTTATGTGGCAAGAACACTTAATAATCTTCAGTATTTGCATATTACATAGCTTTTTTAACATCATTTAACAAGCAAGTATATTACATTCAACCTCCCTTAACTAGACCACATCTGGATAAAGCCTTCCTGGCTCAAATAAGCCGGTTTGACTGTGTCGCCCACAGAACCCAATAACTTAGTCAGAAGTGTCACAACATTGCTTGCCGGTTGGGCAGCATATAATGCagacttatttttaaaagccaCATCTGTAATTGGTATGTGTTCACAAGTCATGTCTGTGTAATATGTCGTTTCTATGatagtatttgttttttaaaatagcagcttaattttaataattgagCAACCTCACGCTATACAATACATTACATATTGCCGTCAGCTGTCACAATTACACTTGTTTCAAAACACTTTTGTCTGACTAACAATCAGTTTTAGTTACATAGATCTCAGTAATACCCGTATTACTGTATATTATacgtatttattttgttaagtcACCAAAA from Ciona intestinalis chromosome 2, KH, whole genome shotgun sequence carries:
- the LOC113475774 gene encoding alpha-(1,6)-fucosyltransferase-like, with protein sequence MTYSMDGLEAGFLPLSENCQKPRSTEKWKQLIDDETSRNESCVYIKDSYDYNSIYRPQAVPSNLLPVIEKFHSHPFLWFASQVVWYITRPNIMMKNRLTIMEEKVNFQLPIVGIHVRRSDKLSSEEEHTVFQPLSAYMKPVIDWYDRYEMRQMRDEIDVKVKRRIYLAMDDPTVWEETKSFPEFEFFGNKSFAVRSNKIKHRRSTEGFFEVITDVNMLAKCNYIVGTLSSELSRLAYELMQTYHVDATDKFYSLDIEYGIDDQYLMEYMSQFNHTHSSFAEMELQVGDMVKVEGLMSDSQYVFGENQRTNATGLVPVFKLKRKNQAIVYPSFFNSFSDTTV
- the alpha-FucT gene encoding alpha-fucosyltransferase homologue (The RefSeq protein has 2 substitutions and aligns at 91% coverage compared to this genomic sequence), which produces MFDEPAFTPLVYPRKKVSAYHDNAVNKEVISTTESSTTKSTTTVELQDLSPIYILFWIPPFGSKTQYNLDKCGDCIVTYNQNDLDRAEAVVLHFTEATEQRIPDKSRRKPNQMFTFYSMENPWSVSVLRGMSFKVFDNYFNWTMSFRRDSNIFYPYVVWFEEDGLFNGDTSKHYSEQVVKDILSKKQSDILAYWLVSNCGFTHGAKIRKVLVEEMESAGLTIDKRGACFGKSVPQDPQAFAEKFKFYLAFENGVHCRDYVTEKFWSNALKAGLVPVVWGPKRKDIEALAPKGSFIFYEDFNSSADLVKYLQYLNANDTAYAEYFNWRLKQPTIEEFPLIEYKGYRRNTGMCQMCRLLWQKRLYNNVSNVVASLEDWWKNSDNPECLSSSVKPHDKFK